In Panacibacter ginsenosidivorans, the following proteins share a genomic window:
- a CDS encoding acyl-CoA dehydrogenase: MHFQLSEEHLMIQKAARDFAVNECLPGVIERDELQKFPKEQILKLAELGFMGMMVSPEYGGAGMDTISYVLAMEEISKIDASVSVCMSVNNSLVSWGLEAFGNETQKQKYLTPLAQGKKDGELYIGAFLLSEPEAGSDATSQKTTAEDKGDYYLLNGTKNWITNGNSASVYLVMAQTDASKGPKGINTFIVEKSWPGVSVGAKENKLGIRGSDTHSISFTDVKVPKENRIGEDGFGFKFAMKTLAGGRIGIASQALGIASGAYELSLKYAKERKAFGKEIMHHQAIQFKLADMATRIESSRLLCLKAAWEKDNNIDYTLSSSMAKVFASETAMWAATEAVQIHGGYGYVKEYHVERLMRDAKITQIYEGTSEVQRIVIGRSILQ, encoded by the coding sequence ATGCATTTCCAGTTAAGTGAAGAACATTTAATGATACAAAAAGCTGCACGTGATTTTGCAGTGAACGAATGTTTACCTGGTGTTATTGAAAGAGACGAATTACAAAAATTTCCCAAAGAACAAATACTGAAACTTGCAGAACTTGGCTTCATGGGCATGATGGTGAGCCCTGAATATGGTGGCGCCGGCATGGATACAATTAGCTATGTACTGGCAATGGAAGAGATCAGCAAGATCGACGCAAGTGTAAGTGTATGCATGAGTGTGAATAACAGTCTTGTAAGCTGGGGTCTTGAAGCATTTGGGAACGAAACGCAAAAACAAAAATATCTTACCCCACTTGCCCAGGGGAAAAAAGATGGAGAATTATATATCGGCGCATTTCTATTAAGCGAGCCGGAGGCGGGCAGTGATGCTACTTCACAAAAAACAACAGCAGAAGATAAAGGGGATTACTATTTACTAAATGGAACCAAGAACTGGATCACAAATGGTAACAGTGCAAGTGTTTACCTGGTAATGGCACAAACAGATGCAAGCAAAGGCCCAAAAGGTATCAATACATTTATTGTAGAAAAGAGCTGGCCAGGCGTTTCGGTTGGGGCCAAAGAAAATAAACTCGGCATTCGCGGCAGTGATACACACAGTATTTCTTTCACCGATGTAAAAGTGCCTAAAGAAAACCGTATTGGTGAAGATGGCTTTGGTTTTAAGTTTGCTATGAAGACATTAGCCGGAGGCCGCATTGGTATTGCATCACAGGCGCTTGGTATTGCAAGCGGAGCTTATGAATTATCACTGAAATATGCAAAAGAACGTAAAGCATTTGGCAAAGAGATCATGCACCACCAGGCCATACAATTCAAACTGGCAGACATGGCTACACGTATTGAATCTTCCCGTTTACTGTGTTTGAAGGCCGCATGGGAGAAAGACAACAATATAGATTATACGCTTAGCAGTTCAATGGCAAAAGTGTTTGCGAGTGAAACGGCTATGTGGGCTGCCACAGAAGCAGTGCAGATACATGGCGGTTACGGTTATGTAAAGGAATATCATGTAGAACGGTTGATGCGTGATGCAAAGATCACACAGATCTATGAGGGCACCAGTGAAGTGCAACGTATCGTAATCGGGAGAAGTATTTTACAATAG
- a CDS encoding GNAT family N-acetyltransferase, with the protein MNFRVATIKDITQIQFVRNAVKENQLSDPALVPDEDVEDYIINRGRGWVCEIDDKIVGFAIVSLVDNNVWALFVQPGYDKQGIGKRLHDDMMNWYFAQTDLTVWLSTSPGTRAEIFYRKAGWQQTGFIKSGEIKFEMTAVIWASKEKLL; encoded by the coding sequence ATGAATTTCCGCGTAGCAACAATAAAAGATATTACACAAATACAATTTGTGCGCAATGCAGTAAAAGAAAACCAATTATCTGATCCTGCATTGGTGCCTGATGAAGATGTGGAGGATTATATCATAAATCGTGGCAGAGGATGGGTTTGCGAAATTGATGATAAGATCGTTGGCTTTGCTATTGTTTCTTTGGTTGATAATAATGTGTGGGCATTGTTTGTGCAACCCGGCTATGACAAGCAGGGCATTGGAAAGAGATTGCATGATGATATGATGAATTGGTATTTTGCGCAAACAGATTTAACGGTTTGGTTAAGCACTTCTCCTGGCACAAGAGCAGAAATATTTTATAGAAAAGCAGGCTGGCAACAAACAGGCTTCATCAAAAGCGGTGAAATAAAATTTGAAATGACAGCAGTAATATGGGCATCTAAAGAAAAACTGTTGTAA
- a CDS encoding sugar phosphate isomerase/epimerase family protein, whose product MLNRRDFISKTATLSAVGLLFSAELFAKSPLLEKIGIQFFSLPKLLEKDFPGTLAMLSKMGYKEVELYGPYSFSTASARQRWDAVTPSLGFKGSGYFGHSGAEVKNMLQSNGLTVPSMHTDLDTLQTGMDKLAEAAQLLGAEYVILPSIPEEKRKTLDDYKNMADAFNKIGEAAKKGGVKFAYHNHGYGLKEMNGQIPLKLILDGTDPSLVFFEMDLYWTTAGGADPIALLEDYKTRYHLMHVKDMSKKVQFSGDGGDSKQWIELFPYMTTAGNGVLDLKTILTKAKATGVKHFIVEQDMVAEPEIALKKSYDYLASLK is encoded by the coding sequence ATGTTGAACAGACGAGACTTCATTAGCAAAACTGCTACCTTATCAGCCGTCGGTTTATTATTTTCCGCTGAACTTTTTGCAAAGTCACCGTTACTTGAAAAGATTGGAATCCAGTTTTTTTCTTTACCGAAACTCCTGGAAAAAGACTTTCCGGGCACATTGGCAATGCTTTCTAAAATGGGTTATAAAGAAGTTGAGTTGTATGGCCCATACTCTTTTAGTACTGCATCTGCGCGGCAACGATGGGATGCAGTTACGCCATCATTGGGATTCAAAGGCAGTGGTTATTTTGGACACAGTGGCGCAGAAGTAAAAAACATGCTGCAAAGCAATGGTCTTACTGTGCCTTCCATGCATACTGACCTCGATACATTACAAACCGGCATGGATAAGCTTGCAGAAGCAGCACAATTACTCGGCGCCGAATATGTAATTCTTCCTTCCATTCCTGAGGAAAAAAGAAAAACATTAGACGACTATAAAAATATGGCAGATGCATTTAATAAAATTGGGGAAGCTGCAAAGAAGGGTGGAGTAAAATTTGCTTACCACAATCATGGCTATGGTTTAAAAGAAATGAATGGACAAATTCCATTAAAATTAATATTAGATGGCACTGATCCTTCACTTGTATTTTTTGAAATGGATCTCTACTGGACGACAGCAGGTGGCGCGGATCCCATCGCATTGCTTGAAGATTACAAAACACGATACCACCTGATGCATGTAAAAGATATGAGCAAAAAAGTGCAGTTCTCCGGCGATGGCGGCGATTCCAAACAATGGATCGAATTATTTCCATACATGACTACAGCCGGCAATGGAGTACTTGATTTAAAAACCATACTTACAAAAGCAAAGGCAACAGGTGTAAAACATTTTATAGTTGAGCAAGACATGGTTGCGGAACCAGAAATCGCACTTAAAAAAAGTTACGATTACCTGGCATCATTGAAATAA
- a CDS encoding ThuA domain-containing protein — protein sequence MNLIKLVIAIIMFSFITPMSNGQNKKPLFKVIAFYTAKQDQAHISYVHESNRFFPKIAAQYNFQYDSTNDWSNLNETFLKQYQVVLFLDSRPEVPEQRAAFKNYVEHGGGWMGFHFAGFALTPSEYNQDWDWYHNEFIGAGQYKGNTWRPTSAILRVEDSTHPSTIHLPHLFKSSPNEWYSWEKDITKNPDIDILLAIDSSSFPLGTGPKPYEIWHSGYYPVAWTNKKYKMIYDNMGHNDIDYENKTNKELSFQFDNDIQNKFIVDALFWLAGVKQK from the coding sequence ATGAATCTCATCAAACTGGTTATTGCAATAATCATGTTTTCTTTTATTACTCCGATGAGTAATGGACAGAATAAAAAACCGCTCTTTAAAGTCATTGCTTTTTATACTGCCAAACAAGACCAGGCGCATATCAGCTATGTGCATGAGTCTAACAGGTTCTTTCCAAAGATTGCAGCACAATATAATTTTCAGTATGATTCTACAAACGACTGGAGTAATCTCAATGAAACATTTTTAAAACAATACCAGGTTGTATTGTTTTTAGACTCAAGGCCAGAAGTTCCTGAACAAAGAGCAGCCTTTAAAAACTATGTGGAACATGGTGGCGGATGGATGGGTTTTCATTTTGCCGGGTTTGCATTAACGCCTTCTGAGTATAACCAAGATTGGGATTGGTATCATAATGAATTTATTGGTGCAGGCCAGTATAAAGGAAATACATGGCGTCCTACGTCAGCTATTTTGCGTGTGGAGGATTCAACTCATCCTTCAACAATACACTTACCACACTTATTCAAATCCTCTCCCAATGAATGGTACAGTTGGGAGAAAGACATCACTAAAAATCCAGACATCGATATTTTGTTGGCAATAGATTCTTCCAGTTTTCCTTTGGGTACCGGGCCAAAGCCTTACGAGATCTGGCACAGCGGCTACTATCCCGTTGCCTGGACAAACAAAAAATATAAAATGATCTACGATAACATGGGGCACAATGATATTGATTACGAAAACAAAACGAATAAAGAATTATCGTTCCAGTTTGATAATGATATACAGAATAAATTTATTGTTGATGCACTATTTTGGCTGGCAGGCGTAAAGCAGAAATAA
- a CDS encoding DUF58 domain-containing protein encodes MRSFIKKYIGSLFITLRLYVSIIVCIALFVLRFFFIWLGDIPFVAFIILVLAAVYDYAMLYSRQKGIFAVRTMAERLSNGDVNEIRIDIENYYAYNISLEIIDEVPHQFQKRDVLFHVQINGGEKKILRYQLRPVKRGSYEFGVINIYVKAMLALFSRRYIVGEPQNVPVYPSYLQLRKYQLMAISNRLSEIGVKKVRRMGHSMEFEQIKEYVAGDDYRTINWKATARKASLMVNNYADEKSQQLYCVIDKSRVMKMPFDGLSLLDYAINTALVISNVALMKQDKAGLLTFAENISSFLPAEKKALQMQSILETLYNQKTRYLESDYEKLYIFTRRRITQRSLILLFTNFESLTGMRRQLPYLKKIAENHLLITVFFENTELAKFIDKPSENLEEIYSKTIAENFAFEKRQIVKELNQSGILTILTAPKNLTVNALNKYLEIKARGML; translated from the coding sequence ATGAGGTCATTCATAAAAAAATATATTGGTTCCCTGTTTATAACACTAAGATTGTATGTGAGCATCATTGTTTGCATAGCATTGTTTGTGTTGCGTTTCTTTTTTATATGGTTGGGTGACATTCCTTTTGTTGCATTTATAATATTGGTACTTGCTGCAGTGTATGATTATGCGATGTTATATAGCAGGCAGAAAGGCATCTTTGCGGTGCGTACTATGGCCGAAAGATTAAGTAACGGGGATGTAAATGAGATAAGAATTGACATCGAAAATTATTACGCATACAATATATCGCTGGAGATCATTGATGAAGTGCCACATCAATTTCAAAAACGCGATGTGCTGTTTCATGTACAAATAAATGGCGGCGAGAAAAAAATATTACGTTACCAGTTACGACCCGTAAAGCGGGGTAGCTACGAGTTTGGCGTTATCAATATTTATGTAAAAGCAATGCTGGCATTATTCAGCAGAAGATATATTGTTGGCGAACCGCAAAATGTTCCGGTATATCCATCTTACCTGCAGTTACGCAAATACCAATTGATGGCTATCAGTAACAGGCTTAGTGAGATTGGTGTAAAGAAAGTGCGCAGGATGGGCCACAGTATGGAGTTTGAGCAAATAAAAGAATATGTGGCCGGTGATGATTACCGTACCATTAACTGGAAAGCCACTGCACGTAAGGCTTCGCTTATGGTGAATAATTACGCAGATGAAAAGAGCCAGCAGTTGTATTGTGTGATTGATAAAAGCCGTGTAATGAAAATGCCTTTTGATGGATTGAGTTTGCTTGATTATGCAATCAATACAGCACTCGTGATAAGCAATGTTGCTTTAATGAAACAGGATAAAGCCGGGCTTTTGACTTTTGCAGAAAATATCAGTTCTTTTTTGCCTGCAGAAAAAAAAGCATTGCAGATGCAAAGCATATTAGAAACTTTGTATAACCAAAAAACACGCTACCTCGAAAGCGACTATGAAAAGCTGTATATTTTTACGCGAAGAAGAATTACTCAGCGCAGTTTGATATTGCTCTTTACGAATTTTGAATCGCTCACAGGTATGCGCAGGCAATTGCCTTATTTAAAAAAGATTGCAGAGAACCATTTGCTGATAACTGTTTTTTTTGAAAATACGGAACTGGCAAAATTTATTGATAAACCTTCTGAAAATTTGGAAGAGATATATAGCAAAACAATTGCGGAGAATTTTGCTTTTGAAAAAAGACAGATCGTAAAAGAATTAAACCAAAGCGGTATTCTAACCATACTTACTGCCCCAAAAAACCTTACTGTTAATGCTTTAAATAAGTACCTTGAAATAAAAGCAAGGGGAATGTTATAA
- a CDS encoding AAA family ATPase produces the protein MEITTSVAQLNEAVGKIKNEIGKVIVGQEQMIDLLIAALLADGHVLIEGVPGVAKTLTAKLLARCIDVPFSRIQFTPDLMPSDVIGTSIFNPQTATFSFKHGPIFSNVVLIDEINRSPAKTQAALFEVMEERQITYDGITYKLPQPFIVLATQNPVEHEGTYRLPEAQLDRFLFKIEVGYPSPEDEVKILEHAHKGLTTHFTEAVQHVLSGDDIIQYREAVSNIHIEAKVMKYIAELVYETRNNKSIFLGGSPRASVAVLRSAKAIAAINGRDFVTPDDVIKVLHPVLCHRIILTPEREMEGGTAADVIRDITKKIEVPR, from the coding sequence ATGGAAATAACAACAAGTGTTGCGCAGTTGAATGAAGCTGTGGGCAAAATAAAAAATGAGATCGGTAAAGTGATAGTAGGGCAGGAGCAAATGATTGATCTGCTGATTGCAGCTTTGCTCGCTGATGGACATGTATTGATAGAAGGAGTTCCCGGCGTGGCAAAAACATTAACGGCAAAACTGCTGGCACGCTGTATTGACGTGCCTTTCAGCCGCATACAATTCACGCCGGATCTTATGCCGAGTGATGTGATTGGTACTTCAATTTTTAATCCACAGACAGCAACTTTTAGTTTTAAACATGGACCGATTTTTAGCAATGTTGTTTTGATTGATGAGATCAACCGCTCACCTGCAAAAACACAGGCGGCTTTGTTTGAAGTGATGGAAGAAAGACAAATAACATATGACGGCATCACCTACAAATTGCCGCAGCCTTTTATAGTGTTGGCAACACAGAATCCCGTGGAGCATGAAGGCACTTATCGTTTACCCGAAGCGCAGCTGGATCGTTTTCTATTTAAGATCGAAGTGGGTTATCCTTCACCTGAAGATGAAGTGAAAATATTAGAGCATGCACATAAAGGTCTTACCACTCATTTTACAGAAGCGGTGCAACATGTATTGAGTGGCGATGACATCATTCAATACCGCGAAGCAGTAAGCAATATTCACATTGAAGCAAAGGTGATGAAATATATTGCAGAACTGGTGTATGAAACGCGCAACAATAAATCAATTTTCCTTGGGGGTAGTCCACGTGCATCTGTTGCGGTGTTACGCTCTGCAAAAGCTATTGCTGCCATTAACGGTCGCGATTTTGTAACGCCGGATGATGTGATAAAAGTGTTGCATCCTGTGCTTTGTCACCGCATTATTCTTACGCCTGAAAGAGAGATGGAAGGCGGTACCGCGGCAGATGTTATAAGAGATATTACCAAGAAGATAGAAGTGCCAAGATAA
- a CDS encoding DUF4350 domain-containing protein, with the protein MKGNKLLILIFGILLVLYIIVQLNKPKEFDWTPTLTAKDKNPFGAFVLSSQLKQLFPNAAVQSHRVPIYNVLHNKYETNSAYIIVTAEFSPGKTDIDEMLEYVRNGNTIMFSAFDAEKKLLDTLGLKLQQMAELLQTDSTTINFVNPSLQAKNYYGFKRSTIDGYFSEIKKKDSSVVLGIRKDSLPDFVKVQYGDGFFLVHAAPLCFSNYFMLYNNNKDYTAKALSYIPSGVETIHWDEYYKLGREGASTPLRFFLSDTFLRWALWLTISGLLIYIFFQMKRRQRIIPVIEPVRNTTLDFVDTVSSVYFSQHDNNSIAAKKIQFWYDHIRTRYYLSPQHADEAFVLQLQRKSGVSKDLIKIILENIKRAEAQPKVTDDLLAQLTSSIDEFYQLSKKII; encoded by the coding sequence GTGAAAGGAAATAAATTGCTCATATTGATCTTTGGTATATTGCTGGTGCTTTATATAATTGTGCAGTTAAACAAACCAAAAGAATTCGATTGGACACCCACTTTAACAGCAAAGGATAAAAATCCCTTCGGCGCTTTTGTTTTATCATCCCAGTTAAAACAATTATTTCCCAATGCAGCTGTTCAATCTCACCGTGTTCCTATTTATAACGTACTTCATAATAAGTATGAAACCAATAGCGCTTATATAATTGTTACTGCAGAATTTTCACCGGGCAAAACAGATATAGACGAAATGCTGGAATATGTGCGCAATGGCAATACAATAATGTTCTCCGCTTTTGATGCAGAAAAAAAATTACTGGATACACTTGGACTAAAATTGCAGCAAATGGCAGAACTTCTTCAAACAGATTCAACTACTATCAACTTTGTAAACCCTTCATTACAGGCAAAAAATTATTATGGTTTCAAACGTTCTACTATTGACGGCTATTTCAGCGAGATAAAAAAGAAGGATTCATCTGTTGTATTAGGCATCAGAAAAGATAGCCTGCCTGACTTTGTAAAGGTGCAATATGGTGATGGTTTCTTCCTCGTGCATGCTGCACCTTTATGTTTCAGCAATTATTTTATGCTGTACAATAATAATAAAGATTATACAGCAAAAGCATTGTCTTATATACCTTCAGGTGTAGAGACCATTCATTGGGATGAATATTATAAACTCGGCAGGGAAGGAGCTTCAACACCTTTGCGCTTTTTCTTAAGCGATACTTTTTTACGCTGGGCATTATGGCTTACTATATCAGGCTTATTAATCTATATTTTCTTCCAGATGAAACGCCGGCAGCGTATTATTCCCGTCATTGAACCAGTACGTAACACTACGCTTGATTTTGTTGATACTGTTTCTTCTGTTTATTTCAGTCAGCATGACAATAATAGTATTGCAGCCAAAAAAATACAATTCTGGTACGATCATATAAGAACGCGTTATTATCTTTCACCACAACATGCAGATGAAGCTTTTGTGTTGCAGTTGCAACGAAAGAGTGGTGTTTCAAAAGATCTTATAAAAATAATTTTAGAGAACATAAAACGTGCAGAAGCACAACCAAAAGTAACCGATGACCTGCTTGCACAACTTACCAGCAGCATCGATGAATTTTATCAACTATCCAAAAAAATCATCTGA
- a CDS encoding DUF4129 domain-containing protein yields MKILKNSINTVMLQAVLHLASRVVSLTCTFRSFFSKYMHRYLFLILFFLCNQTVFAQQKLVYDSAAVEVRTFNDTSFQEYKSDADFQYENEVVETPSLWDRFWACVWKKYDEIMSTEAGRATMKFIFWLLGIGGLAFFVYKVARMNRLSLFATEQQSLTAYKVESEDIHAIPFDTAINEALQQGNYRLAIRLSYLQNLKLLTDKELIDWHPNKTNTDYWLEIADTSLQRSFKSVTSIFEYAWYGSHSVTREDFETMKEELLQFKTQL; encoded by the coding sequence ATGAAAATATTGAAGAACAGTATTAATACAGTTATGTTACAGGCTGTGTTGCATTTGGCATCACGTGTTGTGTCACTCACTTGTACGTTCAGATCATTTTTCAGCAAATACATGCATCGCTATTTATTCCTTATATTATTCTTCTTATGCAACCAAACAGTTTTTGCACAACAAAAGCTTGTGTATGATTCTGCTGCTGTTGAAGTAAGAACTTTTAATGATACATCTTTTCAGGAATATAAAAGCGATGCGGATTTTCAATATGAGAATGAAGTGGTCGAAACACCTTCTTTGTGGGATCGTTTCTGGGCCTGTGTATGGAAAAAGTATGATGAAATAATGAGCACAGAGGCAGGCCGTGCCACCATGAAATTTATTTTCTGGTTGCTGGGTATCGGAGGCCTTGCATTCTTTGTTTACAAAGTAGCCCGCATGAACAGGTTGTCTCTATTTGCAACAGAGCAACAATCGTTAACTGCTTATAAAGTAGAGTCTGAAGATATACATGCCATTCCTTTTGATACAGCCATTAATGAAGCATTGCAACAAGGTAATTACCGTTTGGCAATAAGACTAAGCTACCTGCAAAATCTTAAACTGCTTACTGATAAAGAACTAATAGACTGGCATCCCAACAAAACGAATACAGATTACTGGCTGGAGATAGCAGACACGTCTTTACAGCGTTCATTCAAAAGCGTTACAAGTATTTTTGAATATGCATGGTATGGTAGCCATTCAGTAACAAGAGAAGATTTCGAAACAATGAAAGAAGAATTGCTACAATTTAAAACCCAGCTTTAA
- a CDS encoding stage II sporulation protein M — translation MFYNPAMREAQFLKQNAEKWKLYEKEVNDEIPTDTAANRFVELTDDLAYARTFYPKSNTEKYLNGLAAVFHQKIYRNKKEKKGRIFWFWQYELPFLFKQYHKQFLFAFLFFVLFSLMGAVSAKYDDNFIRLILGDDYVNMTNLNIEKGDPFGVYKQGDSFSMFLMIAYNNISVSFFGYVLGITFSIGSVWLLFSNGMMMGAFQYYFISKGMGLKFITVVFIHGTLELWSIIIAGVSGIILGSSILFPGTYTRTASFLKAGKDGLKIVIGLIPLFLTAAFFESFVTRYTEMPLVVSLSILSGSLAFLIWYFIIYPVKLHKRMEAVKNKEISETENKNFNAWLSKKFSSEK, via the coding sequence ATGTTTTATAACCCTGCTATGCGTGAAGCCCAGTTTTTAAAACAAAATGCAGAAAAATGGAAGCTGTATGAAAAGGAGGTGAATGATGAAATTCCTACCGATACCGCTGCCAACCGGTTTGTTGAGCTGACAGACGATCTTGCCTATGCCCGTACTTTCTATCCAAAAAGCAATACAGAGAAATATTTGAATGGCCTTGCCGCTGTCTTTCACCAGAAAATATATCGCAACAAAAAAGAAAAGAAGGGCCGCATATTCTGGTTCTGGCAATATGAACTGCCTTTCCTTTTTAAGCAGTACCACAAACAATTTTTATTTGCGTTTTTATTTTTTGTATTGTTCTCTTTAATGGGGGCAGTCTCTGCAAAATATGATGATAATTTTATAAGATTAATTCTTGGGGATGATTATGTTAACATGACCAACCTGAACATTGAAAAAGGAGATCCTTTTGGTGTATATAAACAGGGCGATAGTTTCAGTATGTTTTTGATGATAGCATACAACAATATCTCTGTTTCTTTTTTTGGGTACGTACTAGGCATAACTTTCTCCATTGGTTCTGTGTGGTTGCTTTTTAGTAATGGAATGATGATGGGCGCTTTTCAGTATTATTTTATCTCCAAAGGCATGGGATTAAAATTTATAACCGTAGTATTTATACATGGCACATTAGAACTATGGAGTATAATTATTGCAGGCGTATCGGGTATTATATTGGGCAGCAGTATTCTTTTCCCGGGTACATATACAAGAACTGCATCTTTTCTAAAAGCAGGTAAAGATGGATTAAAGATCGTAATTGGTTTGATTCCGCTGTTTCTTACAGCAGCATTTTTCGAAAGTTTTGTAACACGCTATACAGAAATGCCGTTAGTTGTAAGCCTTTCTATACTATCAGGTTCACTAGCGTTCCTGATATGGTATTTTATTATTTACCCGGTAAAACTGCATAAAAGAATGGAAGCAGTAAAGAATAAAGAAATTTCTGAAACAGAAAATAAAAATTTCAATGCATGGCTCAGCAAAAAGTTCAGCTCAGAAAAATAA
- a CDS encoding RDD family protein, with protein sequence MAVISITTTQNIEIGYDLASVGERIVACIIDLVIFVAWFIITSLIFSYADFSWLNVFINLPIAFYSLLSETFLNGQSVGKKVMGIKVISLNGSQASFSQYLIRWLFRLVDIWIGSGVIAVIMVAATEKHQRIGDLIAGTTLVKTKARSNIEQTLYVPVAETSYNVTYPEVINLRDSDMQLIKEVILNVRKSGNPMLAWQTVEKLESVLHIKNQYGDPMNFLYVLLSDYNHLAAQER encoded by the coding sequence ATGGCAGTTATTTCCATTACCACAACCCAAAACATAGAGATAGGTTACGATCTGGCAAGTGTTGGCGAAAGAATTGTTGCATGTATAATAGACCTGGTAATTTTCGTTGCTTGGTTCATTATCACCAGCCTTATTTTTTCTTATGCTGATTTTAGCTGGCTGAATGTCTTCATCAATTTACCTATTGCATTTTACAGTTTGCTTAGCGAAACTTTTCTTAACGGTCAGTCTGTTGGTAAAAAAGTAATGGGCATAAAAGTGATCAGTCTTAATGGAAGCCAGGCCTCTTTCAGCCAATATCTTATACGCTGGCTTTTTCGTTTGGTGGATATATGGATAGGCTCTGGCGTAATTGCAGTTATTATGGTTGCTGCAACAGAAAAACACCAGCGTATTGGCGATCTTATTGCCGGCACCACGTTGGTAAAAACAAAGGCCCGGAGCAATATTGAACAAACTTTGTATGTGCCCGTTGCCGAAACAAGTTACAATGTTACTTATCCCGAAGTAATCAACCTCCGCGACAGTGATATGCAACTTATAAAAGAAGTAATTCTTAATGTGCGTAAAAGTGGCAATCCTATGCTGGCATGGCAAACAGTAGAAAAATTAGAATCGGTTCTGCATATAAAAAACCAGTACGGTGACCCAATGAATTTTCTTTATGTGTTACTAAGCGATTATAATCATTTGGCTGCACAGGAGAGATAA
- a CDS encoding phospholipase D-like domain-containing protein, translating to MSPRNNADTSIKSANPKKSGGYSSCNKIKLVHSGQEYFNQLLYLIDSAKESIHLQVYIFESDETGHTISTALKSAAKRNVQVFLLTDGFASQHLPRKFIQDLKEAGVHFRFFEPLFRSKYFYFGRRMHHKIFVADAKYALAGGINIADRYNKIHGNNTWFDLALYIEGDIAQELCVLCWKTWKSFPVKMGLTPCEEKRLSFLFKEEETCNVRMRRNDWVRRKNEISVSYIELFRKANEHITIMCSYFLPGKAIRRLLVNAAKRGVKIKVIIAGPSDVILAKYAERWLYDWLLRNNIELYEYQPTILHAKIATGDNEWLTIGSYNINNISAYASIELNIDVRNNLFVTKAENMLTNIITNDCINITSEKHSKNKNFIKQFARWCSYQIIRIVFYSVTFYYKRSH from the coding sequence ATGAGCCCACGAAACAACGCCGATACATCAATAAAGTCTGCAAATCCAAAGAAATCCGGAGGGTATTCATCCTGTAATAAGATAAAATTAGTTCACAGCGGACAAGAATATTTCAACCAGTTATTGTATCTGATAGATTCAGCAAAAGAAAGCATTCATCTGCAGGTATATATTTTTGAAAGTGATGAAACAGGCCATACAATTTCAACTGCTCTAAAATCTGCAGCAAAAAGAAATGTGCAGGTCTTCCTGCTAACAGATGGCTTTGCCTCACAACACCTGCCCCGAAAATTCATTCAAGATCTAAAAGAGGCTGGTGTTCACTTCCGTTTTTTTGAACCCCTTTTCAGGAGTAAATATTTTTATTTTGGCAGAAGAATGCATCATAAAATATTTGTGGCAGATGCAAAATATGCGCTCGCAGGCGGAATAAATATTGCCGACCGGTATAACAAAATTCACGGGAATAACACATGGTTTGACCTTGCGCTTTATATAGAAGGTGATATTGCACAAGAACTATGTGTGCTTTGCTGGAAAACATGGAAGAGTTTTCCTGTGAAAATGGGTCTTACACCATGTGAAGAAAAGAGATTATCATTCTTATTTAAAGAAGAAGAAACCTGCAATGTGCGTATGCGACGCAATGATTGGGTAAGAAGAAAAAATGAAATCTCTGTATCCTACATCGAGCTTTTCCGAAAAGCTAATGAGCATATTACTATTATGTGCAGTTATTTTTTACCCGGAAAAGCAATCAGAAGATTACTGGTAAATGCGGCGAAACGTGGCGTAAAAATAAAAGTGATTATAGCCGGCCCGTCAGATGTTATACTGGCAAAATATGCAGAGCGCTGGCTATACGATTGGCTTTTACGAAATAATATTGAATTATATGAATACCAGCCAACCATATTGCATGCAAAAATTGCAACCGGTGATAATGAATGGCTAACGATTGGTTCTTACAATATTAACAACATTAGTGCCTACGCAAGTATAGAATTGAATATCGATGTTCGGAATAATTTATTTGTAACTAAAGCGGAGAATATGCTTACAAACATCATTACAAATGATTGTATAAATATTACTTCAGAAAAACACAGTAAGAATAAAAATTTCATCAAGCAGTTTGCGCGCTGGTGTTCTTACCAGATCATTCGCATCGTTTTCTATTCTGTTACTTTTTACTATAAAAGAAGTCACTAA